The DNA segment CTATGGCGCCGTCAGCATGGGCCCACGCTATGAAGGCTCCTCTATTCTGGATCCGCGTTTTACCGAGATTTTAAGTTTCATGTGCGCACGCAGGCCAGCAAACTGCTGAGAATGCTATGTGATGTCTGCGCGGTTGCAAGGCCGCGCAAGCATCCTCCCAAGCCCGCATGAATCAAGACTTGGCATTATCTTCCCCAGAGTCACTTCGGGTCCAATATCGTCAGCAGCCCTTTGACCGGAATCGCCAACCATTTCGGCCGGTTGGCGAGTTCATAACGCACCTCGTAGAACGCCTTTTCCAGGGTAAACAGCTCTATCAGACGGCGGGCGTGATCGGCATCGCGCGGGTACGCCGGACAATCGCGCGCGCCTTCTGCGTAACCGGCGAGAAAAGCCTCGGCGGTCACGCGCTCCCATTCCTGGGCGCGCGGCTCCAGTTGCGCCAAATCGGGTGGCTGGTCCTCGGTCGCGTCGAACAGCGCGGCGTAAGCGGCGTAGTTGAATGATCGCAGCATCCCGGCGACATCCTTGAGCGGCGTATGCTTAATCCGCCGTTCTTCCAGGGTGCGCGCGGGCTCGCCTTCGAAGTCGATGATCACGAAGTCGTTGTGAGCCAGCAGCACCTGACCTAAGTGATAGTCGCCGTGGTAGCGGGTTTTGAGTCCGTCTAAAGCGGCCGTCGC comes from the Gammaproteobacteria bacterium genome and includes:
- a CDS encoding alpha-amylase, encoding DLMRTLGVRTGELHTALAATTGNADFDPEPISRTDIECWVAQVADEANQTFDLLAQSDSREDQDVSALLAAREALMTRIRASATAALDGLKTRYHGDYHLGQVLLAHNDFVIIDFEGEPARTLEERRIKHTPLKDVAGMLRSFNYAAYAALFDATEDQPPDLAQLEPRAQEWERVTAEAFLAGYAEGARDCPAYPRDADHARRLIELFTLEKAFYEVRYELANRPKWLAIPVKGLLTILDPK